The nucleotide window AGGCATTGGCAAAAATTGTTGTTAAATCAGCAGGAGCTAAGAAATCTAACAGCTCTCCCTGAATCATAGTTAAGAGTGGGATCTTATTCCTCATGCAGCATTCATGTTTATCTGTCAGGATTACATTTAAAGTTTCATTGCCGGTGTCGACAAAGTTCTCAAAGCCTTCCATTTGTTTTTGCAGTGTATTTAAATATTGCCGGCGCTTTTCATGATCTTCCAGCTGTTCCAGAACTTGAAGATGATTTTTCATATCATGATATTTCTGATTCACGATTTCCATAGTCTGCTGGCGATTTTCCACTTGGCGATACTGCAGCTTCAGCATGGTTTGCATGCGCTGCAGATCTTCCTCTTTGTGCTGGCTTTCCATCATCCATTGATAACCAACGATAGTTAGAAAGCCACAGATACTGGCAATTCCTTCAATAGAAATAGCTTCCAATCCGCGTGCCCAGCTTTCTTTGCCTAACGTCTCTGCAAAAGTCCCAATATAAACTACAGGGACAACACTTAAAGCAATCAATCCCATATAAACTGGATTTTGCTGAGTCAAGTCATATCGAAAAACCATCTTTTTCACAGGTGTCAAAATTAGAATATAGATTCCGAGCAGACCAAAACAGGAAATCAGGCGTAATCCCCAGGCTGAACCTTCTACTAAAAAATTAGTTGATTGAGCACTGATCATTAGATGACCAATTAAGTGTCGAATAAATCGTGTCGCCAAAAACAGCACGATAACATAGTAAAAACATTCCCGCCATCGACAGCCGCAATACAATCTGACAAAAACCATCAATGTTAGAAAAGTTTCC belongs to Holdemania massiliensis and includes:
- a CDS encoding GHKL domain-containing protein; the protein is MTQSELLDLGFLLLFTVCEVYAVLYYLSSLRPHSWRRWGLPLLLVAGYYLWNLLSMTSQQTRDIYSILYVLETFLTLMVFVRLYCGCRWRECFYYVIVLFLATRFIRHLIGHLMISAQSTNFLVEGSAWGLRLISCFGLLGIYILILTPVKKMVFRYDLTQQNPVYMGLIALSVVPVVYIGTFAETLGKESWARGLEAISIEGIASICGFLTIVGYQWMMESQHKEEDLQRMQTMLKLQYRQVENRQQTMEIVNQKYHDMKNHLQVLEQLEDHEKRRQYLNTLQKQMEGFENFVDTGNETLNVILTDKHECCMRNKIPLLTMIQGELLDFLAPADLTTIFANALDNAIEHVCQLSEDMREINVKVCLHQSWCVIRFDNPCQCDLMLWHKDQLQTTKADAGHGYGLRSIRYTVEKYQGTISTEVINHHFILTLLFPLPKALLKN